The Mesomycoplasma ovipneumoniae genome window below encodes:
- the fusA gene encoding elongation factor G, producing MSRKFELKDYRNIGIMAHIDAGKTTTTERILFHTGKIHKIGETHDGVSQMDWMEQEKERGITITSAATTAFWKGKRINIIDTPGHVDFTVEVERSLRVLDGAVAVLDAQSGVEPQTETVWRQATNYGVPRVVYVNKMDKAGANFEASIESVRTKLNGNAVAIQLNIGAESDFSGIIDLVEMKAYNYDGQKEEVEYEIPIPSELQDKAAIMRLALAEAVADYDENLFNDLLEEKEISVEQLKAAIRKATISGDFFPVVCGSSFKNKGVKKMIDAVIDYLPSPLDVPPVKAFRDDQEITIQADDNEEFSALAFKIMNDPFVGSLTFFRVYSGSLTKGTYIINSTKGKKERVGRILAMHANSREEINEVRTGDIGAFVGLKDTTTGDTLISEKSKSFVLERMSFPEPVISQSLEPFSKAEVEKLANALQKLANEDPTFKTWTDTETGQTIIAGMGELHLDIIVDRLKREFNVQARVGKPQVSYRETITKSAEVEGKYIKQSGGRGQYGHVWIKFEPNPEEGFDFIDKIVGGKIPKEYIKSIQKGLEEKMQVGILAGYPLINVRATLFDGSFHEVDSSEMAFKIAASKALSRARDAVGTVLLEPIMDVSVFAPAEYAGDVMGDLSRRRGLVREQETRSDGANVIRGHVPLAEMFGYSTQLRSMTSGRGTYQMQFDHYEVVPKNISDVIVKQRAIKSDD from the coding sequence ATGTCACGAAAATTTGAACTAAAAGATTACCGTAATATCGGAATTATGGCCCATATTGACGCCGGAAAAACAACAACAACTGAAAGAATTTTATTCCACACTGGTAAAATTCACAAAATTGGTGAAACTCACGATGGAGTTAGCCAAATGGACTGAATGGAGCAAGAAAAAGAACGCGGAATTACAATAACTTCTGCGGCAACAACTGCTTTTTGAAAAGGTAAAAGAATTAACATAATTGACACCCCAGGACACGTTGATTTTACCGTTGAGGTTGAACGTTCACTTCGGGTTCTTGATGGAGCAGTTGCTGTTCTTGATGCCCAATCAGGTGTTGAGCCCCAAACTGAAACTGTTTGAAGACAAGCAACAAATTATGGCGTTCCACGTGTTGTTTATGTTAATAAAATGGATAAAGCTGGAGCTAATTTTGAGGCTTCAATTGAATCTGTGCGCACTAAATTAAACGGTAATGCCGTGGCAATTCAACTTAATATTGGTGCTGAATCTGATTTTAGCGGAATTATTGACCTTGTTGAAATGAAAGCTTATAACTACGATGGTCAAAAAGAAGAAGTTGAATATGAAATTCCGATTCCTAGCGAATTACAAGACAAAGCAGCAATAATGCGACTTGCTCTTGCTGAAGCTGTTGCTGACTATGATGAAAATTTATTTAATGATCTACTTGAAGAAAAAGAAATTTCAGTTGAACAACTAAAAGCAGCAATTCGTAAAGCAACAATTAGTGGTGATTTTTTCCCGGTTGTTTGTGGTTCATCTTTTAAAAACAAAGGTGTAAAGAAAATGATCGATGCTGTCATTGATTATTTACCTTCACCACTTGATGTTCCACCAGTTAAAGCTTTTCGCGATGATCAAGAAATTACAATTCAAGCTGATGATAATGAAGAATTTTCTGCCTTAGCTTTCAAAATTATGAACGACCCTTTTGTTGGATCACTAACTTTCTTCCGTGTTTATTCAGGAAGCCTGACAAAAGGAACTTACATAATTAACTCAACTAAAGGTAAAAAGGAACGTGTTGGCCGTATTTTAGCAATGCATGCCAATTCTCGTGAAGAAATCAATGAAGTTCGTACCGGTGATATTGGTGCTTTTGTTGGACTCAAAGACACAACAACAGGTGATACACTAATTTCGGAAAAGTCCAAAAGTTTTGTGCTTGAAAGAATGAGTTTTCCCGAACCTGTTATTTCCCAGTCACTTGAACCTTTTTCAAAAGCTGAAGTTGAAAAACTAGCTAATGCCCTCCAAAAACTTGCAAACGAAGATCCTACTTTTAAAACTTGAACCGACACTGAAACTGGACAAACAATTATTGCTGGAATGGGAGAATTGCACCTTGATATTATTGTTGATCGGCTAAAACGCGAGTTTAACGTGCAAGCACGTGTTGGAAAACCACAAGTTTCTTACCGTGAAACAATTACAAAATCCGCTGAAGTTGAAGGAAAATACATCAAACAATCCGGTGGACGTGGACAATATGGTCATGTTTGAATTAAATTTGAACCTAATCCAGAAGAAGGCTTTGATTTTATTGACAAAATTGTCGGTGGAAAAATTCCAAAAGAGTATATAAAATCAATTCAAAAAGGTCTTGAAGAAAAAATGCAAGTCGGAATTTTGGCCGGATATCCTTTAATTAATGTTCGAGCAACCTTGTTTGACGGATCATTCCACGAAGTTGACTCTTCAGAAATGGCCTTTAAAATTGCAGCTTCAAAAGCCCTTTCACGTGCTCGTGATGCCGTTGGAACTGTTTTACTTGAGCCAATTATGGACGTTTCTGTTTTTGCCCCTGCTGAATATGCCGGAGACGTTATGGGTGACTTATCACGTCGTCGTGGACTTGTTCGTGAACAAGAAACTAGATCTGATGGAGCAAATGTTATTCGTGGACATGTTCCATTAGCAGAAATGTTTGGATATTCAACCCAATTACGTTCAATGACATCAGGACGAGGAACTTACCAAATGCAATTTGATCATTATGAAGTTGTTCCAAAAAATATTTCTGATGTAATTGTTAAACAACGGGCAATCAAATCTGACGACTAA
- the rpsG gene encoding 30S ribosomal protein S7 has product MSRKKQAPVRDVLADPVFNSKLITKAINCVMLEGKKTTAQNILYSSFKLVEEKTQKDALEVFQQAVKNVTPLTEVRSRRIGGTNYQVPMEVRLKRQQTLALRWLILFARKRNEKTMVVRLANEIIDAYNKTGGAFKKKEDTHKMAEANRAFAHFKW; this is encoded by the coding sequence ATGTCACGAAAAAAACAAGCCCCAGTGCGCGACGTGCTTGCTGATCCAGTTTTTAACTCAAAACTGATTACAAAAGCAATAAATTGCGTTATGTTAGAGGGGAAAAAAACTACTGCCCAAAACATTCTTTATTCATCATTTAAATTAGTTGAAGAAAAAACTCAAAAAGATGCTCTTGAAGTTTTCCAACAAGCTGTAAAAAATGTAACTCCCCTAACTGAAGTTCGTTCACGTCGAATCGGGGGAACAAACTATCAAGTTCCAATGGAAGTTCGCCTAAAACGTCAACAAACTCTTGCTTTGCGTTGATTAATTCTTTTTGCCAGAAAACGCAACGAAAAAACAATGGTTGTTCGTCTTGCAAATGAAATAATTGATGCTTATAATAAAACAGGCGGGGCCTTCAAGAAAAAAGAAGATACTCACAAAATGGCCGAAGCAAACCGCGCTTTTGCACACTTTAAATGGTAG
- the rpsL gene encoding 30S ribosomal protein S12, producing MPTISQLAKGCRVKKTWKSKVPALNMLYNSLHKKELKISSPFKRGVCTRVATMTPKKPNSALRKFARVKLSNGIEVNAYIPGEGHNLQEHSIVLIRGGKVKDLPGIRYHIVRGTQDTTGVAKRAQGRSKYGAKKPKTSK from the coding sequence ATGCCAACAATTTCTCAATTAGCAAAAGGTTGCCGAGTTAAGAAAACTTGAAAGTCAAAAGTTCCTGCATTGAATATGTTATATAATTCTTTGCACAAAAAAGAACTAAAAATTAGCTCGCCCTTTAAACGTGGAGTTTGCACAAGAGTTGCAACTATGACTCCTAAAAAACCTAACTCAGCATTACGTAAATTTGCAAGGGTAAAACTTTCAAATGGAATTGAAGTTAATGCCTATATTCCCGGTGAAGGCCACAATTTACAAGAACACTCAATTGTTTTAATTCGTGGTGGAAAAGTTAAGGACTTACCTGGTATTCGTTATCACATTGTACGTGGAACTCAAGATACAACTGGTGTTGCAAAAAGAGCCCAAGGTCGTTCCAAATACGGAGCAAAAAAACCTAAAACTTCAAAGTAA
- a CDS encoding DUF4231 domain-containing protein, producing MNKEQLLSKIELDVIKLTAKARVSKGIFLFCSIALILMSAFNGILSAYAITKNPNPTAVKLFVAIAFINAIISFVSSLSSFFVFENVYKKSTEKINFYEEKKNELLSQDANIDEIAKQLGNIKIEN from the coding sequence ATGAATAAAGAACAATTGCTTTCAAAAATTGAACTTGATGTTATAAAATTAACGGCAAAAGCACGTGTTTCTAAGGGTATTTTTTTGTTTTGCAGCATTGCCTTAATTTTAATGTCAGCTTTTAATGGTATTTTATCTGCCTATGCAATTACTAAAAACCCTAATCCAACTGCGGTTAAGTTATTTGTTGCAATTGCTTTTATTAATGCAATTATTAGTTTTGTTAGCTCACTTTCTTCTTTTTTTGTTTTTGAAAATGTTTATAAAAAGTCAACAGAAAAAATTAATTTTTATGAAGAAAAGAAAAATGAGCTTTTATCTCAAGATGCAAACATTGATGAGATTGCAAAACAATTAGGGAATATAAAAATTGAAAATTAG
- a CDS encoding DUF4231 domain-containing protein, whose product MVIKNVRLDSDSYEFAKFLYRKTLVKARFFQFLFWTVSIFSIFFGFFSTLMGIFKLASPKLNEFEPFANFFISTDENGAKVDQWPIFVLWINLSISIINGLFALFLVKPRWIRNQEINDFLKIEIILFETKTGKYAKSKNLQIELFNSICKFLGILKALENKQKEQKTNINKEEQTNE is encoded by the coding sequence ATGGTTATAAAAAATGTGCGACTTGATTCAGATTCTTATGAATTTGCTAAATTTTTATACAGAAAAACGCTTGTAAAAGCAAGGTTTTTTCAATTTTTATTTTGAACAGTTTCCATTTTTAGTATTTTTTTTGGATTTTTTTCGACCTTAATGGGTATTTTTAAATTAGCTTCACCAAAATTAAATGAATTTGAACCTTTTGCCAATTTTTTTATTTCAACTGATGAAAATGGTGCAAAAGTTGACCAATGACCGATTTTTGTCTTATGAATTAACCTTTCAATTTCAATTATTAACGGTCTTTTTGCCCTTTTTCTAGTAAAACCACGCTGAATTCGCAACCAAGAAATTAATGATTTTTTAAAAATTGAAATAATTTTATTTGAAACAAAAACAGGAAAATATGCAAAATCTAAAAATTTGCAAATTGAACTTTTTAATTCAATTTGCAAATTTTTAGGAATTCTTAAAGCGCTTGAAAATAAACAAAAAGAGCAAAAAACTAACATTAATAAAGAGGAACAAACTAATGAATAA
- a CDS encoding TIGR00282 family metallophosphoesterase: MKSATVLFVGDIFGAPGIEMFKNQLNILRKNYNFDLIIVQAENITGRKGLNKRDYLYLKELGVDIFTIGNHVWSNPEIALIIDNPDIVRPLNIDKEYSGKGTTKILKNGKTFRITSLLGVAFNKLVKPWNHQFADNFFDAIDKVIVEDDADFHIVDFHAETTSEKNVLGIYLNGKINALLGTHTHVQTSDARELSLGTLFITDVGMTGPANDAIGVKFLDVYNRIRYNKSTKFQTSDNDCQFNAVILEITDNLKNQKIIPINIYK; this comes from the coding sequence ATGAAATCTGCTACTGTTTTATTTGTTGGTGATATTTTTGGCGCGCCTGGTATAGAAATGTTTAAAAATCAACTTAATATTTTGAGAAAAAACTATAATTTTGACTTAATAATAGTTCAGGCTGAAAATATTACCGGAAGAAAAGGGCTGAATAAAAGGGATTATTTGTATTTAAAAGAGCTTGGTGTGGATATTTTTACTATTGGCAATCATGTTTGATCCAATCCTGAAATTGCTTTAATTATTGATAATCCAGATATTGTTAGGCCGCTAAATATTGACAAAGAATATAGTGGCAAAGGTACTACTAAAATTTTAAAAAATGGAAAAACATTCAGAATAACTTCGCTTTTAGGTGTAGCATTTAATAAGTTAGTCAAACCTTGAAATCACCAATTTGCTGATAATTTTTTTGATGCAATTGACAAAGTTATTGTCGAAGACGATGCTGATTTTCATATAGTTGATTTTCATGCTGAGACAACAAGTGAAAAAAATGTACTTGGAATTTATCTCAATGGTAAAATTAATGCGCTTTTAGGCACTCACACCCACGTTCAGACTTCTGATGCCAGAGAATTATCACTTGGAACACTTTTTATAACTGATGTTGGAATGACAGGTCCTGCAAATGATGCAATTGGTGTAAAATTCCTTGATGTTTATAATAGAATTCGCTATAATAAAAGCACAAAATTTCAAACTTCGGACAATGATTGCCAATTTAATGCTGTTATTTTGGAAATAACTGATAATTTAAAAAACCAAAAAATTATACCAATCAATATTTATAAATAA
- the ychF gene encoding redox-regulated ATPase YchF translates to MNLKAGLIGLPNVGKSSLFSALTKINVEIANYPFATIDSNIATVEIRDPRLINLADIVKPNKIVFSTYSFVDIAGLIKGASLGEGLGNKFLENIRNVDCLVHVVRCFDDSKIIHVNNQVNPIFDIQTINLELILADLSSIESIIARLSKKINNTNDKQAKIEFELAKKAKDHLQKDKSLRDLALDNDERQIIKNWQLLSIKPILYVANIDQKSVSDPLKNPYFSELKTYLEKENAILIPICVALEHEISQLDQEEKQLFLQEFGLEKSSLDFLVLNSFKLLDLATFFTVGKKEVRSWIFRKNTTAVDCSGIIHSDFVKKFIRVEIIAYEDFIEFKSEKALKEKGKIRLEGKEYLIKDAEICHFRISN, encoded by the coding sequence ATGAATCTAAAAGCAGGTCTTATTGGACTTCCTAATGTCGGAAAATCGTCGCTTTTTTCAGCACTGACAAAAATTAATGTTGAAATTGCTAATTATCCCTTTGCAACAATAGACTCAAACATTGCAACTGTTGAAATACGTGATCCAAGACTAATTAATTTAGCCGATATTGTTAAACCAAATAAAATTGTATTTTCTACTTACTCTTTTGTCGATATTGCTGGTTTAATAAAAGGAGCTTCACTGGGCGAAGGATTAGGTAATAAATTTCTCGAAAATATTCGAAATGTTGATTGTTTAGTTCATGTTGTTCGCTGTTTTGATGATTCAAAAATAATTCATGTTAACAATCAAGTTAATCCTATTTTTGACATCCAAACGATAAATTTAGAGCTAATTCTTGCCGATTTAAGTTCAATTGAGTCAATTATTGCCCGACTTAGTAAAAAAATCAACAACACAAACGACAAACAAGCAAAAATTGAATTTGAACTTGCTAAAAAAGCAAAAGATCATTTGCAAAAAGATAAATCATTACGTGATTTAGCTTTAGACAATGATGAGCGTCAAATAATCAAAAATTGGCAACTTTTAAGTATAAAACCAATTTTATATGTTGCTAACATTGATCAAAAATCTGTTAGCGATCCCTTGAAAAATCCATATTTTTCTGAACTTAAAACATATCTTGAAAAAGAAAATGCAATTTTAATCCCAATTTGTGTTGCCTTAGAACACGAAATTTCCCAACTTGATCAAGAGGAAAAACAACTCTTTTTACAAGAATTTGGACTTGAGAAGTCATCTCTTGATTTTCTTGTTCTTAATAGTTTTAAACTACTTGACTTAGCAACTTTTTTTACTGTTGGAAAGAAAGAAGTTCGCTCATGAATATTTAGGAAAAATACAACCGCTGTTGATTGTAGTGGGATTATTCACTCTGATTTTGTTAAAAAATTCATAAGAGTTGAAATTATTGCATATGAGGATTTTATCGAGTTCAAAAGCGAAAAAGCACTTAAAGAAAAAGGCAAAATTCGTCTTGAGGGAAAAGAATACTTGATTAAAGATGCAGAAATATGCCATTTCCGAATAAGTAATTAG
- the rpsR gene encoding 30S ribosomal protein S18: MNKKYAKKFKKKVCQFCEAKLSYIDYKSIEVLQRYINSFGKIQPSRITGNCAKHQRKLSLAIKRARFVALLPFVGDRIRGSYDKTRV, from the coding sequence ATGAACAAAAAATACGCTAAAAAATTCAAAAAAAAAGTGTGCCAATTTTGTGAAGCTAAACTTTCTTACATTGACTATAAATCAATTGAAGTGCTTCAACGTTATATTAACTCTTTTGGAAAAATTCAACCTTCACGAATTACAGGTAATTGCGCAAAACACCAACGTAAATTATCACTAGCAATTAAAAGAGCACGTTTTGTCGCTTTACTTCCGTTTGTTGGTGATAGAATCCGTGGAAGTTACGATAAAACTCGAGTTTAA
- a CDS encoding single-stranded DNA-binding protein, which produces MNRIILIGRVSSKPVLMTAKSNVNFIRFNLAIDRRKYNQDSPTITDFIPVVAWRQNATSLDKLITIGSLIAIEGSLQSYRVMSNTTNYLTNYEVNVENFHLLETKEQLEKRRQKLAQKVSEPTFEPIFDDFQLPQNNKRSFHDDNIFQTEPSVNFDETNIEITGEDNDPFADWEIDDLDPNK; this is translated from the coding sequence ATGAATCGAATTATTTTAATTGGGCGCGTTTCTTCTAAACCTGTACTTATGACAGCAAAGTCAAATGTTAATTTTATTCGATTTAACTTAGCAATTGATAGACGAAAATATAATCAAGATTCGCCTACAATTACTGATTTTATTCCCGTAGTTGCTTGACGACAAAATGCAACATCGCTAGACAAACTAATTACCATAGGAAGTTTGATAGCAATCGAAGGTTCTTTACAATCTTATCGTGTTATGTCAAATACAACAAATTATCTTACTAATTATGAAGTAAATGTTGAGAACTTTCATTTATTAGAAACTAAAGAACAATTAGAAAAACGTCGTCAAAAATTAGCTCAAAAAGTTAGTGAACCAACTTTTGAACCAATATTTGATGATTTTCAACTTCCCCAAAATAATAAAAGATCATTTCATGACGATAATATTTTTCAAACAGAACCCTCAGTAAATTTTGATGAAACTAATATTGAAATTACTGGTGAAGATAACGATCCATTTGCTGATTGAGAAATTGATGATCTTGATCCTAACAAATAA
- the rpsF gene encoding 30S ribosomal protein S6 — MPKYEIMTILDPKAEATILENLLSTTFSQNSSYKLVKLENSSLAYPIKKSKTAQYFLINLDSPANLIEEFVRRANITKSIWRYLIINLDSEKGFNQKPKNTDRHKKTNARRDHSDRPNFKSAPRTRQDQNSPNQAEKTDKPFQRRNFRPNAQGGAKQGFAQQPSDKANSPQRGKTSNSSTNQSETAVDNAKKVQESQ; from the coding sequence ATGCCAAAATATGAAATAATGACAATTTTAGACCCAAAAGCAGAAGCTACAATATTAGAAAATTTGTTGTCTACTACTTTTAGTCAAAATTCGTCATACAAACTTGTTAAGCTTGAAAATTCAAGTCTTGCTTACCCTATTAAAAAATCAAAAACCGCACAATATTTTTTAATTAATCTTGATTCGCCTGCTAATTTAATTGAAGAATTTGTTCGTCGTGCAAATATTACCAAATCAATTTGACGATACTTGATAATTAACCTTGACTCTGAAAAAGGTTTTAACCAAAAACCAAAAAATACTGATCGCCATAAAAAAACAAATGCAAGACGTGATCATTCAGATAGACCTAATTTCAAATCAGCACCACGAACTCGTCAAGACCAAAACTCACCTAACCAAGCAGAAAAAACTGATAAACCTTTTCAACGTCGAAATTTTAGACCTAATGCTCAAGGTGGTGCAAAACAGGGTTTTGCCCAACAACCATCAGATAAGGCTAACTCACCTCAACGCGGAAAAACTTCAAATTCATCAACAAACCAGTCAGAAACTGCTGTTGATAATGCTAAAAAAGTGCAGGAATCACAGTAG
- a CDS encoding Rho termination factor N-terminal domain-containing protein, which translates to MVWENPFGKNKVPSVAELWKNEKKQYRIWIFSYPVLLLLLSVFLSVQLFLDLDIKNIGRALSILSILFTGANLFFYVYSVFTSYKAKDFTPIGDRSFFFAFVSFSSAAISIINSTVVIIGNLSLNSQNFAAILTIQVILIGLIFILIPFFYTKVLKIKSIFKLSRTLVIIEKRIDEMKKDPKAFSEFMNIFDLGHQNPMNSQQANNPENTQTQETQNKPQTKEEKIKIALEKLELAQLHEIAQKLEISGFEQLKKQELIKLLTQILAQQESEK; encoded by the coding sequence ATGGTTTGAGAAAATCCATTTGGAAAAAATAAAGTTCCATCAGTGGCAGAGTTGTGAAAAAATGAAAAAAAGCAATACCGAATTTGAATTTTTTCTTATCCGGTGTTACTCCTTTTGCTAAGTGTTTTTTTAAGTGTTCAACTTTTTTTAGACTTAGATATTAAAAATATTGGTCGAGCTTTATCAATTTTATCAATTTTATTTACTGGTGCAAATTTATTTTTTTATGTATATTCTGTTTTTACATCATATAAAGCAAAAGATTTTACACCTATTGGCGATCGTTCCTTTTTTTTCGCGTTCGTCTCATTTTCCAGCGCTGCTATTTCAATTATAAATTCAACAGTAGTAATAATTGGAAATTTAAGCCTTAATAGTCAAAATTTTGCCGCAATATTAACTATTCAAGTAATTCTTATTGGGCTAATTTTTATTTTAATTCCATTTTTCTATACAAAAGTGCTTAAAATTAAGTCAATATTCAAACTTTCTCGCACATTAGTCATTATTGAAAAACGTATTGATGAAATGAAAAAAGATCCTAAAGCATTTTCTGAATTTATGAATATTTTTGACTTAGGACATCAAAATCCGATGAATTCACAACAAGCAAATAACCCTGAAAACACACAAACCCAAGAAACTCAAAACAAACCTCAAACAAAAGAAGAAAAAATAAAAATTGCACTTGAAAAATTAGAATTAGCACAATTACACGAAATTGCCCAAAAATTAGAAATTTCCGGTTTTGAACAGTTAAAAAAACAAGAATTAATTAAGCTTTTAACTCAAATACTTGCACAACAAGAATCCGAAAAATAG
- a CDS encoding putative immunoglobulin-blocking virulence protein: MKLYFSRRRKVVIVAMATALLSLSLFSINQTLVNFDFLSNEVSYSTQAPSIISKNQPNDTAFNSPVANTVFVPPKVETPKEKIENPVKPQIVTPKIEKIDPLPEKVTPKPIKRIQTIESTIPIRTTPARQSPTRTISSRPTITTSRTVSQPQVQNRNNSRAVNFGDSAYQRALGLWRQQQDRKIAEVKRERDKYQAEVAEAERVISIIEEHWKTYAPVGEDGKPKVTLESYLEGYKYTRWVANNYLEREQNYLKVIEQRRQLDQPFTEQELQMIKDGYTPDPTTDGWEPKVNIVVNGIRADNKRRLNAVDSKWTRYDATQIGSLKYEGWNNTDVSSEISSLTNGKGFSNGSISLIKYTRAPGNTAGNLSEFKTLVLNADDDVAFKAFAEIMKNATNKDNSIKAIVLKNVGAIHKTQNIKEILELLPPQMQKVSLFLDDHQAVNGLRGLEKFTKLSELELYTNSRTNESNWAINPNALKNVDFISFDYINKGDIKLVQPGEKIPGSIIFDTLRWDEGDDTTKVNEGLEIAFSSKINQRVFQGTFGGRGGYPLHLDFSSSKKIKTLKGIDFAKTERLFNEKLQSWEVEAESQKNPGHVNLLFQYLYFGASKVSDSSSTGTNYVYKVQTSDFENSQFTSRLVNGPIQQPGIYIKDENGKTLSNIPLYITGSSFSGDALSQLSKFVDVAKKSATFNKIYVEDSSLQSQLSSLGLPVETKKIETID, from the coding sequence ATGAAACTATATTTTTCCCGTCGTCGAAAAGTTGTAATTGTAGCAATGGCAACCGCTTTGTTATCTTTAAGTTTGTTTTCAATTAATCAAACATTAGTTAATTTTGATTTTTTGTCCAATGAAGTTAGTTATTCAACTCAAGCGCCTTCAATAATTTCAAAAAATCAACCAAATGACACTGCATTTAATTCACCAGTGGCTAATACAGTTTTTGTTCCACCAAAAGTAGAAACACCTAAAGAAAAAATTGAAAATCCGGTTAAACCACAAATAGTAACACCAAAAATAGAAAAAATTGATCCCTTACCTGAAAAAGTAACACCTAAACCTATAAAAAGAATTCAAACTATTGAATCAACTATCCCTATTCGAACAACACCTGCGCGCCAAAGCCCGACTAGAACTATATCTTCGCGACCAACAATTACAACTTCAAGAACAGTAAGTCAACCACAAGTTCAAAATAGAAATAACTCTCGTGCTGTTAATTTTGGTGATTCAGCTTATCAACGTGCACTTGGTTTGTGAAGACAACAGCAAGACCGAAAAATTGCTGAGGTTAAACGCGAAAGAGATAAATATCAAGCCGAAGTTGCTGAAGCTGAGCGTGTTATTTCAATTATTGAAGAGCACTGAAAAACATACGCGCCAGTTGGAGAAGATGGTAAGCCAAAAGTTACTCTTGAATCCTATCTTGAGGGTTATAAATACACTCGCTGAGTTGCAAATAATTACCTTGAGCGCGAACAAAATTACTTAAAAGTGATTGAGCAACGAAGACAACTAGACCAACCTTTTACAGAACAAGAATTACAAATGATAAAAGATGGTTATACTCCTGATCCTACAACCGATGGATGAGAACCAAAAGTCAATATTGTCGTAAATGGAATTAGGGCAGATAATAAAAGAAGATTAAATGCCGTTGATTCAAAATGAACAAGATATGATGCAACACAAATTGGTTCCCTAAAATATGAAGGATGAAATAACACTGATGTAAGTTCAGAAATTAGTAGTCTTACCAATGGTAAAGGATTTTCTAACGGTAGCATTTCACTTATAAAATACACTCGCGCCCCTGGAAATACCGCTGGTAATCTTTCAGAATTTAAAACTTTAGTTCTAAATGCCGATGATGATGTTGCCTTTAAGGCTTTTGCTGAGATTATGAAAAATGCCACTAATAAAGACAATTCAATTAAGGCAATTGTTCTTAAAAATGTCGGAGCAATACATAAAACCCAAAACATAAAAGAAATTTTAGAACTATTGCCACCACAAATGCAAAAAGTTTCGCTCTTTTTAGATGACCACCAAGCAGTTAATGGTCTTCGTGGACTTGAAAAATTCACCAAACTAAGCGAACTAGAACTCTATACAAATTCACGAACCAACGAAAGTAATTGAGCAATTAATCCTAACGCGCTAAAAAATGTGGACTTTATTTCTTTTGATTATATAAATAAAGGTGATATTAAGTTAGTCCAACCTGGAGAAAAAATTCCTGGATCAATTATTTTTGATACTCTCCGTTGAGATGAAGGCGATGATACTACCAAAGTTAATGAGGGACTTGAAATTGCTTTTAGTTCAAAAATTAATCAGCGTGTTTTCCAAGGAACTTTTGGTGGACGAGGAGGATATCCATTACATCTTGATTTTTCTTCATCTAAGAAAATTAAGACACTAAAAGGGATTGACTTTGCTAAAACAGAGAGACTTTTTAATGAAAAACTCCAAAGTTGGGAAGTTGAAGCTGAATCACAAAAAAATCCTGGCCATGTTAATTTGCTTTTCCAATATTTATATTTTGGCGCTTCAAAAGTAAGTGATTCTAGCTCAACAGGCACAAATTATGTATATAAAGTTCAAACAAGCGACTTTGAAAATTCCCAATTTACTTCAAGACTTGTTAATGGTCCTATCCAACAACCGGGAATTTACATAAAAGATGAAAATGGCAAAACCCTTTCAAATATTCCACTTTATATAACTGGTAGTTCATTTTCTGGTGATGCTTTAAGTCAATTATCCAAATTTGTTGATGTTGCAAAGAAAAGCGCCACTTTTAACAAAATTTATGTCGAAGACTCATCACTTCAAAGTCAACTTTCAAGTTTAGGTCTGCCTGTTGAAACAAAAAAAATTGAAACAATAGACTAA